The following coding sequences are from one Bacteroidales bacterium window:
- a CDS encoding glycosyltransferase family 2 protein has translation MTSIGFVIPVHNRLPYTQECLGILNEQKGTSLFTKNKIHIIVTDDGSTDGTGEWINKNYPEVIVLKGNGNLWYSGSMNVGMRYAFESLNCDYIMVWENDIYPVNNYFENLQKIIETWDGKTVICSKLYYKIRPEVIFGIGGTYNSKTGARSLIGRQETDGPQYNKIIEVDWFLGQGVLIHRDIVKVVGYFDDVRFPQYHADIDYGVRMKEAGFHNLVYPDLQLLNDTATTGISHIKNKSFAQFFDSLVSIKSNTNIRKDIQFHRKHATSVTAWKYILMKYGVYTASFLKWKILGWFGIHRKSDELY, from the coding sequence ATGACAAGCATTGGATTTGTTATTCCGGTTCATAACCGGCTTCCGTATACACAGGAATGCCTTGGAATACTGAATGAACAGAAAGGTACTTCATTATTTACAAAAAATAAGATACATATCATTGTAACGGACGACGGATCTACTGATGGTACCGGTGAATGGATCAACAAGAATTACCCTGAAGTCATAGTTCTGAAAGGAAACGGAAACCTGTGGTACAGCGGAAGTATGAACGTGGGTATGAGATATGCCTTTGAATCCCTGAACTGTGATTATATTATGGTTTGGGAGAATGACATATACCCGGTAAATAATTATTTTGAAAACCTTCAGAAAATAATTGAAACCTGGGACGGTAAAACGGTCATATGTTCAAAACTCTATTATAAAATTCGGCCTGAAGTGATATTCGGAATTGGGGGAACCTATAATTCAAAAACCGGTGCCAGGAGCCTGATTGGCAGGCAGGAAACCGATGGGCCACAGTATAACAAAATTATTGAAGTCGACTGGTTCCTGGGCCAGGGAGTGCTTATCCATCGTGATATTGTAAAAGTTGTGGGGTACTTCGATGACGTACGTTTTCCACAATACCATGCCGATATTGACTATGGCGTAAGAATGAAGGAGGCTGGATTTCATAACCTGGTTTACCCTGACCTGCAACTGTTGAATGATACAGCCACAACAGGAATCAGTCATATTAAAAACAAAAGTTTCGCTCAGTTTTTCGACAGCCTCGTTTCAATAAAATCAAATACCAATATCCGCAAGGATATTCAGTTCCACAGAAAGCATGCTACAAGTGTTACTGCCTGGAAATATATTTTAATGAAATACGGTGTGTATACGGCCAGCTTTTTAAAATGGAAAATCCTTGGTTGGTTCGGTATTCACAGGAAAAGTGATGAATTATATTGA
- a CDS encoding glycosyltransferase, whose amino-acid sequence MRILSIASILPVPGIKKGNDFVFQTYLNYKKSYPGDEIIIIKPLKIDLNPLVLLKNIITCKLPKIYDTKFINGFRVEIMPFLSWWTFRDMHSLLSRTLYYFNRKRILKVLSTGKFDIIHAQFVYSDGMLANMLCRKYGIPYVITTHNERFYFDHPISARTGRRILNQASGVYPINHSNYTFFKKLQIPNLELIPLGFNSSFIKPQKPQKTGPVKVLTVCELIPLKNVDKVIDAIHVISGRHEVHLTVIGRGPEKKSLEQKAISLKMEPVVSFIEYIPYEEIGEEMYKHDIFIMPSYFETFGRVYFEAMAMGIPVICAKNSGIYGIFKEYEEGISVNHNSNDDIVNALEFLITKPEERYRIGANGKNLVEGFTWSAIAEILHSRYTAISR is encoded by the coding sequence ATGAGAATCCTTTCGATTGCCAGTATTCTGCCGGTTCCCGGTATCAAAAAGGGAAATGATTTTGTATTTCAGACTTATTTGAATTACAAAAAAAGTTATCCCGGAGATGAGATCATAATCATTAAACCACTTAAGATTGACCTCAATCCGTTAGTTTTATTAAAAAATATTATAACCTGTAAACTACCGAAAATTTATGATACAAAATTCATCAATGGTTTCCGTGTTGAGATCATGCCATTCTTGTCATGGTGGACTTTCCGTGATATGCACTCATTGCTGAGCCGCACGCTTTATTACTTCAACAGGAAAAGAATTCTAAAAGTTCTGAGTACAGGTAAATTTGACATCATTCATGCACAGTTTGTATATTCTGACGGGATGCTTGCCAACATGCTGTGCAGGAAATACGGAATTCCTTATGTCATCACCACGCATAATGAACGATTTTATTTCGATCATCCGATTTCAGCAAGAACAGGAAGAAGAATATTAAATCAAGCCTCAGGTGTTTATCCGATAAATCATTCGAATTATACCTTTTTTAAAAAACTGCAGATACCGAACCTTGAACTCATCCCGTTAGGATTCAATTCTTCCTTTATTAAGCCACAAAAACCACAAAAGACCGGTCCGGTTAAGGTTCTCACTGTATGTGAACTAATACCATTAAAGAACGTTGATAAAGTGATTGATGCAATTCACGTAATCTCCGGAAGGCATGAAGTTCATTTAACTGTTATAGGACGGGGGCCTGAGAAAAAATCACTTGAACAGAAGGCAATTTCGCTTAAAATGGAGCCTGTTGTAAGTTTTATCGAATATATTCCCTATGAAGAAATAGGTGAAGAAATGTATAAGCATGATATCTTCATCATGCCAAGCTATTTCGAAACATTCGGAAGAGTTTATTTTGAAGCCATGGCAATGGGCATACCTGTAATTTGTGCAAAAAATTCTGGAATTTATGGCATTTTCAAAGAATATGAAGAAGGCATTTCGGTTAACCACAACAGTAACGACGATATTGTCAATGCACTTGAGTTTCTTATTACAAAACCTGAAGAAAGGTACAGGATTGGCGCAAATGGAAAGAACCTGGTTGAAGGCTTCACCTGGTCAGCCATAGCTGAAATACTGCATTCCCGGTATACCGCAATTTCCCGGTAA
- a CDS encoding polysaccharide deacetylase family protein, which translates to MMINTMKLSSALPLRFLRRVSNVNPLIINYHMVSDQMLPYVWPVYHYRNTKVFRQDLDFLCRHYNPLGMKDLIGHITTGAPIPEHSFMITFDDGFREVYDIAAGILSEKKIPATFFVTKNFIDNKELNYDNKKGLIVDKIQKNRNLRNAVQAALNLPENSEISKEVFNLPVSKRYVVDELLDAVGVNISDILRDVKPYMSSRQINKLVAEGFSIGGHSIDHPNFAELSVSEQVKQTVESIDFVRENFGVDYKVFAFPYSDRTISLDYFRHIENVADLTFGTHGLHEDIIKTNLQRISVEKLPYPGESTIKFFYFKKLIYTTAGKNKIKRR; encoded by the coding sequence ATGATGATCAATACGATGAAACTCAGTTCTGCGCTTCCCTTGCGTTTTCTCAGGCGGGTTTCAAATGTGAATCCCTTAATCATCAATTACCATATGGTTTCAGATCAGATGCTGCCATATGTCTGGCCTGTTTACCACTACAGGAACACTAAGGTTTTCAGGCAGGATCTTGATTTTCTGTGCCGGCATTACAATCCTCTCGGAATGAAAGATCTTATAGGGCACATAACTACAGGTGCACCAATACCTGAGCATTCTTTTATGATCACATTTGATGATGGTTTTCGCGAAGTATATGATATAGCTGCCGGAATTCTTTCAGAAAAAAAAATACCGGCCACCTTCTTTGTCACAAAGAATTTTATTGACAATAAAGAATTGAACTATGATAATAAAAAAGGTCTCATTGTTGATAAAATTCAGAAGAACAGAAATCTCAGGAATGCAGTACAAGCTGCACTGAATCTGCCTGAGAACTCAGAAATAAGTAAAGAGGTATTTAATCTGCCTGTTTCAAAGAGATATGTGGTAGATGAACTTCTTGATGCGGTTGGTGTTAATATTTCTGATATACTTAGAGATGTTAAACCGTATATGAGTTCCCGTCAGATAAATAAACTTGTAGCTGAAGGTTTTTCAATCGGTGGTCACAGCATTGACCATCCTAATTTCGCAGAATTAAGTGTGTCCGAACAGGTAAAACAAACTGTGGAAAGCATTGACTTTGTCAGAGAAAATTTTGGTGTTGATTACAAAGTATTTGCATTTCCATATTCTGATCGTACCATTTCATTGGATTATTTCAGGCACATCGAGAATGTAGCGGACCTTACTTTCGGCACACATGGTCTCCATGAAGATATTATAAAAACAAACTTACAGCGAATAAGTGTTGAAAAGCTTCCCTATCCGGGTGAGTCAACCATAAAGTTTTTTTATTTCAAAAAATTAATTTACACTACTGCCGGGAAGAATAAGATAAAGAGGAGATAA
- a CDS encoding NAD-dependent epimerase/dehydratase family protein: MSKILVTGGAGMIGSNLVKRLVKENHNVLIIDNLWRGKLDYLNDDNGKPCIDLNRNFFNIDLSQPIIDLKPFEGTDYIYHLADVVAGISYVFNNQGSIFRQNVMINSNTIEMARQLRVKGFIYAGTACSFPLELQNSFDYKLLKEDELFPANPESAYGWSKLMGLYEADFLEKESGIPVLTLIFHNVYGAPCDFGTARSQVIPSLIRKAINYPSEDFIVWGSGRQGRAFLHIDDIINGLILGLEKGLGKGYIQIGPDYSTTIAELASQIVEISGKDIRIVFDTTKPEGDKARAANYSKATEVLGWKPRVSLKEGLTATYKWIEQRIAEQKD, encoded by the coding sequence ATGTCGAAAATATTAGTAACAGGTGGTGCCGGAATGATTGGATCAAACCTGGTAAAAAGACTTGTTAAGGAAAATCATAATGTTTTGATTATTGATAATTTATGGCGGGGAAAGCTCGACTACCTTAATGATGATAACGGGAAACCATGTATTGACCTTAACAGGAATTTCTTCAATATCGACCTGTCGCAGCCAATTATTGATCTTAAACCTTTTGAAGGCACTGATTACATTTATCATCTGGCCGACGTAGTGGCTGGTATTAGTTATGTATTCAACAACCAGGGAAGCATTTTCAGGCAAAATGTAATGATCAATTCGAACACAATTGAAATGGCAAGGCAACTGAGAGTAAAGGGCTTTATTTATGCCGGCACGGCCTGTTCATTTCCTCTCGAACTCCAGAATTCTTTCGATTATAAACTTCTTAAAGAAGATGAACTTTTTCCCGCCAATCCTGAATCTGCCTATGGCTGGAGTAAGCTGATGGGATTATATGAGGCTGATTTTCTTGAAAAAGAATCCGGAATTCCGGTACTCACTCTTATTTTTCATAACGTGTATGGAGCACCCTGTGATTTCGGCACCGCACGCAGTCAGGTAATACCTTCACTTATCCGGAAAGCCATCAATTATCCTTCGGAAGATTTTATTGTTTGGGGTAGCGGACGGCAGGGCAGGGCATTTCTGCATATCGATGACATAATTAACGGGTTGATCCTCGGTCTTGAAAAAGGTCTTGGAAAAGGATACATTCAGATTGGTCCTGATTACAGTACTACGATTGCCGAACTGGCATCACAGATAGTTGAGATTTCAGGAAAAGATATCAGGATTGTCTTTGATACCACAAAACCGGAAGGAGATAAAGCCCGTGCTGCTAATTATTCAAAGGCCACAGAAGTACTTGGATGGAAGCCCCGGGTATCATTAAAAGAAGGATTGACAGCCACATATAAGTGGATTGAACAAAGAATTGCGGAACAGAAAGACTGA
- a CDS encoding WecB/TagA/CpsF family glycosyltransferase: MEQINIWGIKINPLTKSNILEIVDNHIAHNDSLFQLTGVNPETISHATQIPELRQAIYDSEIVNIDNMLVTTCLRLLHYKVPERAACTDIFELLLELAEKKGYTVYFLGASQDVIDKMKANFAKKYPDLKILKMRNGYFKQADEAGIVEEISTLSPDMLFVGLPTPQKEVFIHKYKNVLNARFAQGVGGAFDCMGGKVNRAPKWMQRIGLEGIHRTLQNPHYYGKRYKVLYLPFLKMFLKEIKFHLPKIPRKVLLFIGILMEYSIIDQVSLLIS; the protein is encoded by the coding sequence ATGGAACAGATTAATATTTGGGGTATTAAAATTAACCCCCTCACAAAATCAAATATCCTCGAAATAGTGGATAATCATATTGCTCATAATGACAGTTTATTTCAACTAACAGGGGTCAATCCTGAAACAATAAGTCATGCCACTCAGATACCCGAGCTGCGACAGGCAATTTATGATTCAGAGATTGTGAATATTGATAACATGCTTGTGACCACTTGTTTAAGATTGCTTCATTACAAGGTACCTGAGAGAGCAGCATGTACCGATATTTTTGAGCTGCTTCTTGAATTGGCCGAAAAAAAAGGATATACAGTATATTTCCTGGGTGCTTCCCAGGATGTGATTGATAAAATGAAGGCAAACTTTGCGAAAAAATATCCAGATCTTAAAATTCTTAAAATGCGGAATGGCTATTTTAAGCAGGCAGATGAAGCCGGAATTGTTGAAGAAATAAGTACTCTGAGCCCTGATATGCTTTTTGTGGGATTGCCAACGCCTCAGAAAGAAGTGTTCATACATAAATACAAGAACGTACTGAATGCAAGATTTGCACAAGGTGTGGGAGGAGCATTTGATTGTATGGGTGGCAAAGTGAACCGCGCTCCAAAGTGGATGCAAAGGATCGGACTTGAAGGAATTCATCGTACGTTACAAAACCCTCATTATTATGGGAAACGATATAAAGTCCTATACCTTCCCTTCCTGAAAATGTTTTTAAAAGAGATAAAGTTCCATCTTCCAAAAATACCCCGTAAGGTTCTGCTTTTTATTGGGATACTCATGGAGTATTCAATTATAGACCAGGTATCTTTGTTAATAAGCTGA
- a CDS encoding Gfo/Idh/MocA family oxidoreductase — protein MIKTGIIGLGKMGLSHASIINAHPDLDLVAVCDASALILEALRKYGNFKTYSDYNQMLAENDLEALFVATPTKFHAEMVLKALAKKVNVFCEKPFSLTVGDGLKMVELASSNNLVNQVGYHNRFIGTFNFVRKLIQSKILGDLYHFVGEAYGPVVIKKKEATWRSESSEGGGCLFDYASHVINLVQFILGDIHDVNGVMLKKIFSKGVEDAVYSGVSLESGLTGLLSVNWSDETYRKMSTQITVMGTEGKIIADAQEVKIYLRSDNPQFGFEKGWNMRYITDLTENVDFYLRGEEYSAQIDYFARQVKAKSVENVNSFSSALKTDIVIDLIKSKAS, from the coding sequence ATGATAAAAACCGGAATTATTGGCCTTGGAAAGATGGGCCTGTCTCATGCTTCAATTATTAATGCGCATCCCGACCTTGACCTGGTTGCTGTTTGTGATGCATCTGCCCTGATCCTTGAAGCCCTCAGGAAATACGGAAATTTTAAAACGTATTCCGACTATAACCAGATGCTGGCTGAAAATGACCTTGAAGCCCTGTTTGTGGCTACTCCTACAAAATTCCATGCTGAAATGGTGTTAAAGGCCCTGGCTAAAAAAGTCAATGTATTTTGTGAGAAACCATTCAGCCTCACTGTAGGCGACGGATTGAAAATGGTAGAACTTGCATCATCCAATAATCTTGTGAACCAGGTGGGCTATCATAACCGCTTCATTGGTACTTTTAATTTCGTCAGGAAATTAATACAAAGTAAAATCCTTGGCGATTTGTACCATTTTGTGGGCGAGGCTTACGGCCCTGTTGTTATTAAAAAGAAGGAAGCCACATGGCGCTCCGAAAGTTCGGAGGGTGGCGGATGCCTTTTTGACTACGCTTCACATGTGATTAACCTCGTACAGTTTATTCTGGGCGATATTCACGATGTAAACGGAGTAATGCTTAAAAAAATATTCTCAAAAGGAGTTGAAGATGCTGTATATTCAGGAGTATCGCTCGAAAGCGGCCTCACCGGGTTACTTTCTGTTAACTGGAGCGATGAAACCTATCGCAAAATGTCAACCCAGATAACCGTAATGGGAACGGAAGGCAAGATCATAGCCGATGCACAGGAAGTGAAAATTTACCTGAGGAGCGACAATCCCCAATTCGGATTTGAGAAAGGCTGGAATATGAGATATATTACCGATCTGACCGAGAATGTGGATTTCTATCTCAGAGGCGAAGAATACTCTGCACAAATCGATTATTTTGCCCGCCAGGTAAAAGCGAAAAGTGTCGAGAATGTAAACTCTTTTTCATCTGCACTCAAAACAGATATTGTAATTGACTTAATCAAATCAAAAGCCAGCTAA
- a CDS encoding DUF354 domain-containing protein — MKIWFDLSNSPHINLFAALIRDLSRDHEIMITCRPLANTIELLDLYQFKYTVVGKHYGGKLTSKLFGYPVRVSQLYNFLKKQKPDIAISQSSFHSPITAWLLGIPSIYMNDNEHAMGNIPSFVFATKILIPEFLDRRKVHKQWARDSKIIQYPGVKEGIYLWNSPISYKNQEVQKIYVRPEPWIAQYYKGAVNFLDDLLLYLKDRAEVVLLPRGKEQAVHYEDERFKGIVVLNKPQSLQDIASQCRLFIGAGGTMTREMAVLGIPTISVYQDTLLDVDQYLIDKGMMIHKPDLTGEFAYEYLQKCENQEPNYDLLQRGEETYNLIKEMLIHKLSVVTV; from the coding sequence ATGAAGATTTGGTTTGACCTTTCGAATTCTCCACACATCAATTTATTTGCTGCACTTATCCGGGATCTTTCCAGAGATCATGAAATAATGATCACTTGCAGACCACTGGCTAACACCATTGAACTCCTTGACTTGTACCAATTCAAATACACTGTTGTAGGTAAGCATTATGGAGGGAAACTTACAAGTAAACTTTTCGGCTATCCTGTCAGAGTTTCACAATTGTATAATTTCCTGAAAAAACAAAAACCGGATATTGCCATTTCACAGAGCTCTTTTCACAGTCCGATTACAGCATGGCTTCTTGGAATCCCTTCTATTTATATGAATGACAACGAGCATGCGATGGGGAATATTCCTTCGTTTGTATTTGCTACAAAGATCCTGATTCCTGAGTTCCTTGACCGCAGAAAGGTTCATAAGCAATGGGCACGTGATTCCAAAATTATCCAGTATCCGGGGGTTAAAGAAGGTATTTACCTCTGGAACAGTCCAATCAGTTATAAGAATCAAGAAGTACAAAAAATATATGTAAGGCCTGAACCATGGATTGCTCAATACTATAAAGGTGCTGTCAATTTTCTCGATGACCTGCTGCTGTATTTGAAAGACAGGGCTGAGGTTGTACTTCTTCCCAGAGGAAAAGAACAGGCTGTTCATTACGAAGATGAGCGGTTTAAGGGTATAGTTGTTTTAAATAAGCCCCAGAGTTTGCAGGATATCGCCTCTCAATGCAGACTTTTTATCGGCGCCGGTGGCACGATGACAAGGGAAATGGCCGTCCTGGGGATTCCTACAATTTCCGTATACCAGGACACTTTACTCGATGTTGATCAGTACCTCATTGATAAGGGGATGATGATCCATAAACCGGATCTTACAGGCGAATTTGCGTACGAGTATCTTCAGAAATGCGAAAACCAGGAGCCGAATTATGACCTGCTTCAGCGCGGTGAAGAAACGTACAATTTAATTAAGGAAATGCTGATTCATAAACTTTCAGTGGTAACAGTATGA
- a CDS encoding bi-domain-containing oxidoreductase, producing the protein MKQLIQNFKTGELYVDELAAPSISEGYVLIANSYSLISAGTEKTTVSTAQASLLGKAKMRPDLVKQVLQNYKKEGLKATIEKVKTKLDSLKALGYSSAGIVLASMDRTGKFKPGDRVACAGLGYASHAEVVCVPQNLVAKIPDNVEMKYASYTTLGAIALQGVRQADPKLGDNVCVIGLGLLGQMTCQILRANGCNVFGVDVSAKMVRLANDTRAATAIERNDPNLITAAENFTNGNGFDTVIITAAGQTNDPVELAGQILRKKGAVVIVGAVKMELPRDPDYYRKELELKMSCSYGPGRYDTFYEEEGLDYPYGYVRWTEQRNMEAFLKLISNGSVDLKPLTTHVFNIEQAVDAYDIILGKKSEYFVGIVLEYPDQALVKKQAVSVNPLSIQKFNIGFIGAGSFAQSYLLPNVKKFGSLDTVVTRDGMNSKNVAQKFGFSKSSCNASDILNNSAINTLFIATQHDTHASYTVEGLKSNKAVYVEKPLAMNREELSEVIKAYNGASSPVLMVGFNRRFAHISQEAKQSLKNIGEPLIMNFRVNAGFIPKDHWTQTSSGGGRIVGEICHFIDLMQYFTDAEPIRVFAECITTTSDKIKNDDNISITVKFTDGSVGSLIYTANGDKALPKERFEIFGGNSVFIINDFRSGDWYHDNKEKQIKTSGKGHVQEIDAFFNSLSSGQGSPIPFRSLCLTTLVTFAIQDSLITGLPQEISL; encoded by the coding sequence ATGAAACAACTAATCCAGAATTTTAAAACAGGGGAACTTTATGTCGATGAGTTAGCTGCTCCTTCCATCAGTGAAGGTTATGTTCTTATTGCCAATTCCTATTCTCTTATAAGCGCAGGTACTGAAAAAACTACGGTGAGTACCGCCCAGGCAAGCCTTCTGGGAAAAGCCAAAATGCGACCTGACCTTGTAAAACAGGTATTGCAGAATTATAAAAAGGAAGGGCTCAAAGCCACCATCGAAAAAGTCAAAACAAAGCTGGATTCACTTAAAGCATTAGGCTACAGTAGTGCCGGTATTGTACTAGCCTCTATGGACAGGACCGGAAAATTTAAACCGGGTGACAGGGTAGCCTGTGCCGGACTTGGGTATGCTTCACATGCCGAAGTGGTATGTGTACCACAGAATCTTGTAGCCAAAATACCGGATAATGTGGAAATGAAATATGCCAGTTATACAACCCTGGGAGCCATAGCACTTCAGGGTGTAAGGCAGGCAGATCCCAAACTTGGTGATAACGTATGCGTGATTGGCCTGGGTTTGCTTGGTCAAATGACCTGTCAAATCCTGCGAGCTAACGGCTGCAATGTTTTTGGAGTTGATGTTTCAGCAAAAATGGTCAGGCTTGCAAACGATACCCGGGCAGCCACTGCAATTGAACGCAATGATCCGAATTTGATCACCGCTGCCGAAAACTTTACAAATGGAAACGGATTCGACACAGTTATCATTACAGCGGCAGGACAGACAAATGACCCTGTCGAACTTGCAGGGCAGATACTCCGAAAAAAAGGCGCCGTTGTCATTGTTGGTGCGGTTAAAATGGAACTGCCCCGTGACCCCGATTATTACAGAAAGGAACTGGAACTAAAAATGTCATGTTCCTATGGCCCCGGACGTTATGACACTTTTTATGAAGAAGAAGGTCTTGATTATCCCTATGGTTATGTCAGATGGACTGAACAGCGGAATATGGAGGCCTTTTTAAAATTGATTTCAAACGGTAGTGTTGACCTTAAACCGCTTACAACGCATGTTTTCAATATTGAACAGGCAGTAGACGCTTACGATATCATACTCGGAAAGAAAAGCGAATATTTTGTAGGAATAGTACTCGAATACCCTGATCAGGCTCTTGTGAAAAAACAGGCGGTATCTGTAAACCCCCTTTCAATTCAGAAATTCAATATCGGTTTTATTGGTGCCGGAAGTTTTGCGCAGTCTTATCTCCTGCCGAATGTAAAAAAGTTCGGATCTTTGGATACGGTTGTTACCCGCGATGGCATGAATTCGAAAAACGTTGCACAAAAATTCGGATTCAGTAAATCCTCCTGCAATGCCTCAGATATCCTGAATAATTCAGCAATAAATACATTGTTTATAGCTACACAGCATGATACACATGCCAGTTACACAGTTGAAGGTCTGAAAAGCAACAAGGCGGTTTATGTTGAAAAACCACTTGCCATGAACCGCGAAGAGCTGAGTGAAGTGATAAAAGCCTATAACGGCGCTTCCTCGCCGGTTTTAATGGTAGGCTTTAATCGCCGGTTTGCCCATATCAGCCAGGAAGCCAAACAATCACTCAAAAATATCGGTGAACCGCTCATTATGAACTTCAGGGTGAATGCGGGATTCATTCCGAAAGACCATTGGACACAAACTTCATCAGGAGGGGGTAGAATAGTTGGTGAAATCTGCCATTTTATTGACCTGATGCAATACTTTACGGATGCTGAACCAATCAGGGTGTTTGCCGAATGCATTACTACAACAAGCGACAAGATTAAAAACGACGATAACATTTCAATCACTGTGAAATTTACTGATGGTTCTGTCGGAAGCCTTATCTATACAGCCAATGGTGACAAAGCCCTTCCGAAGGAACGTTTTGAAATTTTTGGCGGCAATTCTGTTTTCATCATTAATGATTTTCGGAGCGGTGACTGGTATCACGACAACAAGGAAAAGCAGATTAAAACAAGTGGTAAAGGTCATGTTCAGGAAATTGATGCTTTCTTTAATTCACTTTCATCCGGTCAGGGTTCCCCGATTCCTTTCCGCTCGCTCTGCCTGACCACTCTTGTAACGTTTGCCATCCAGGATTCACTTATTACAGGTTTACCACAGGAAATTTCGCTTTAA
- a CDS encoding ChbG/HpnK family deacetylase has translation MRIIINADDFGLTNELNQCVKVLHDKGIILSATVIANSESFDDAVKIIKSSPGLGVGVHLCLDGPFNMNNYQNSTIDASKNQFFERDETIRKLRTFSFSVDDIFKEYELQLQKVFDNGIKVTHLDHHHHLHLYFPILFQVIKLAKKYGIPSIRSQRIIAPRKPDFIKKGYRNLHQFITRNNLKTPDGYFELFRYPQNAVEQNLERLSLMLQTDYKCVEIESHPNDSNDFDTLFLQNPLFLNLMKDHTLVNYKNL, from the coding sequence ATGCGGATCATTATTAATGCGGATGACTTTGGACTGACAAATGAATTGAATCAATGTGTAAAAGTCCTACATGACAAAGGTATTATTTTGAGTGCCACTGTAATAGCTAACTCTGAATCATTTGATGATGCAGTAAAGATCATAAAATCTTCTCCCGGACTGGGCGTTGGGGTTCATCTTTGCCTTGACGGCCCTTTCAATATGAACAATTATCAGAATTCGACTATTGATGCATCTAAAAATCAGTTCTTTGAAAGGGATGAAACTATCCGCAAACTCAGAACTTTCAGTTTTTCAGTCGACGATATCTTTAAGGAATATGAACTGCAGCTCCAAAAGGTTTTTGATAACGGCATAAAAGTAACCCATTTAGACCACCATCACCATTTACACCTGTATTTTCCCATATTATTCCAGGTAATCAAACTTGCCAAGAAATACGGAATCCCTTCCATCCGTTCACAACGTATAATTGCCCCCCGCAAACCCGATTTTATTAAAAAAGGCTACCGTAACCTGCACCAGTTTATTACAAGAAACAATCTGAAAACACCTGATGGCTACTTCGAATTGTTTCGGTATCCTCAAAATGCTGTAGAACAGAATCTTGAACGATTATCACTAATGCTTCAAACTGATTATAAATGTGTTGAAATCGAAAGTCATCCAAATGACAGTAATGACTTTGACACACTTTTTCTCCAGAATCCTTTGTTTTTGAACTTAATGAAAGATCATACCTTAGTAAATTATAAAAATCTTTAG